From Pseudothermotoga thermarum DSM 5069, a single genomic window includes:
- a CDS encoding M20 family metallopeptidase, whose translation MREIELRRILHQHPEPSFKEFTTHKILKKFIEELNFGEIFPVETGLVIVRRMLKDNSFVLFRAEMDALEIEEKTNYSYRSKNNFMHACGHDFHMAALYGLMKRIVERNFAGNVICVFQPGEETGCGALKILNFLLEKGYDIKAAVAMHVTDEYPVGTIASKPGTLFCASLEIDVEVVGQAAHAAFHWMGKDALRTCVEFLEKFYKMSWCDDLVWFGKIAGGRARNVVADEVVLQGTIRSKKLEKIDSIVEKLNQTLKEICLDLGTSFQIKRGATYRQVEVNEKLFSVLKQVAVAYGWNFVECDTKFTAEDFGYFSQYYPALMFWFGTKERETYGLHSDRFLPADELVPKASEFLYSLLLHLMIF comes from the coding sequence GTGAGAGAGATAGAGCTAAGAAGAATCTTGCACCAACATCCTGAACCATCTTTCAAAGAGTTCACGACGCATAAGATACTTAAAAAGTTCATCGAAGAACTGAATTTTGGGGAAATCTTCCCAGTTGAAACAGGGCTTGTTATCGTCAGACGGATGTTAAAAGACAATTCTTTCGTTCTTTTTAGGGCAGAGATGGATGCGTTGGAGATAGAGGAAAAAACAAACTATTCTTACAGATCCAAAAATAACTTTATGCACGCTTGTGGTCATGATTTTCACATGGCTGCTTTGTACGGGCTGATGAAAAGAATCGTTGAAAGAAATTTTGCAGGAAATGTCATTTGCGTCTTTCAGCCTGGTGAAGAAACTGGCTGTGGGGCTTTGAAAATTTTGAATTTTTTACTTGAAAAAGGTTATGATATCAAAGCGGCTGTTGCCATGCATGTGACTGACGAATATCCTGTCGGCACGATTGCAAGCAAACCTGGTACTTTGTTTTGTGCATCGCTTGAAATAGATGTGGAAGTTGTTGGTCAAGCGGCGCACGCCGCATTCCACTGGATGGGAAAGGATGCTCTAAGAACTTGTGTTGAGTTTTTAGAGAAATTTTATAAAATGAGCTGGTGCGATGACTTAGTTTGGTTTGGCAAAATAGCTGGTGGTAGAGCAAGGAATGTGGTAGCAGATGAGGTCGTTTTACAAGGGACTATAAGAAGTAAAAAGTTAGAAAAGATTGATTCAATTGTCGAAAAACTCAATCAAACGCTCAAGGAAATCTGTCTTGACCTTGGTACTTCATTCCAAATAAAAAGAGGAGCAACTTACCGGCAAGTTGAAGTGAACGAGAAGCTGTTCAGCGTTCTTAAACAAGTTGCTGTAGCTTATGGTTGGAATTTCGTTGAATGTGATACAAAGTTTACCGCTGAAGATTTCGGGTATTTCTCGCAGTATTATCCCGCTTTGATGTTCTGGTTTGGAACAAAAGAAAGAGAAACCTATGGCTTACACAGTGATCGTTTTCTTCCCGCCGATGAACTTGTTCCAAAAGCTTCCGAATTTTTGTACTCTTTGCTTTTGCATTTGATGATTTTTTAA
- a CDS encoding sodium-translocating pyrophosphatase: protein MLNLLALFLIVAISCAYTIFLTFKILDSSPGNEKTIQLSLIIQKGARSFLLQEYSVFFPIVGAIVVFLSFFNFKAGISLLLGALFSTLAGFFGMVVATKSNARTSWAALYGMDKALRIAFQGGAVMGLTVSALGLLGIGIVLSIFKEISYVGYYSFGASFVALFARVGGGIYTKAADVGADIVGKTEANLPEDDPRNPAVIADNVGDNVGDVAGMGADLYESYIGSIFSALALASFANDLKAYRFVIFVALTGLVSSMISVLVTSASTKKFSNPGDALRFGSILSNVLLLVGILIYSLANNYLVAFVVVLMGVVVGISVGLLTEFYTSSKKIAELAKSANMGAANILINGIALGMESTAIITIMIVAAVMLSYKLLGLFGVALSAVGMLSTLGMNLSIDAYGPIADNAGGIAQMAGLDERARRITDQLDAVGNTTAAMGKGFAIVSAALTALALFSNYANVAHISAVDIRNPSLFTGALIGAMLPFLFCALAMKAVGDAADEMVEEIRRQIREIPGIISGHAQPDYERCIKIATKGALRRMVLPSLLAILVPIAGYFTIGSTGTAGILIGSTVTGVMVAIFMANSGGAWDNAKKYIEEGHFGGKGSMAHKASVVGDTVGDPLKDTAGPSINILIKLMAITSVILATLVGR from the coding sequence GTGTTAAACTTGCTGGCTTTGTTTCTCATTGTAGCTATATCCTGCGCATACACAATTTTTTTGACCTTCAAAATACTAGATTCAAGCCCTGGAAACGAAAAGACAATTCAGCTTTCTTTGATAATTCAAAAAGGTGCAAGGTCTTTTTTACTTCAGGAATATTCTGTGTTTTTCCCAATAGTTGGCGCCATAGTAGTTTTTCTCTCGTTTTTCAACTTTAAAGCAGGTATTTCGTTGCTTCTTGGAGCTTTGTTTTCAACGCTGGCAGGATTTTTCGGAATGGTCGTTGCCACAAAATCCAACGCCAGGACAAGTTGGGCTGCCCTTTATGGGATGGACAAAGCTTTGCGGATAGCCTTTCAAGGCGGGGCAGTCATGGGTTTGACGGTTTCCGCGCTTGGACTTTTGGGAATAGGAATTGTCCTTTCGATTTTCAAGGAAATATCGTACGTTGGTTACTATTCTTTTGGGGCGTCCTTTGTTGCGTTGTTTGCAAGAGTTGGTGGAGGAATTTACACGAAGGCTGCCGATGTTGGTGCAGATATAGTTGGCAAAACAGAAGCGAATTTACCAGAGGATGATCCAAGAAACCCCGCGGTCATAGCTGACAATGTTGGAGATAACGTTGGAGACGTCGCGGGAATGGGAGCGGATTTGTACGAGTCTTACATTGGTTCAATATTCTCCGCATTGGCCTTGGCTTCTTTTGCGAATGATTTAAAGGCCTATCGATTTGTTATCTTCGTTGCTTTAACTGGACTTGTTAGCTCCATGATCTCCGTTTTGGTGACTTCGGCAAGTACAAAGAAGTTTTCAAATCCGGGGGACGCTTTAAGGTTTGGATCGATATTGTCCAACGTTCTTTTACTTGTAGGTATTTTAATTTATTCGCTCGCAAATAACTATCTTGTTGCTTTTGTCGTGGTTTTAATGGGCGTTGTTGTGGGAATTTCCGTGGGGCTTTTAACGGAATTTTACACTTCCAGTAAAAAGATTGCTGAACTTGCAAAATCTGCGAACATGGGAGCTGCAAACATTTTGATAAACGGCATTGCTTTGGGTATGGAGTCTACGGCTATTATCACGATCATGATCGTGGCTGCAGTGATGCTTTCTTACAAACTTCTTGGTCTTTTCGGTGTGGCTCTGTCTGCAGTTGGAATGCTTTCAACGCTTGGGATGAACCTTTCTATAGACGCCTATGGACCGATTGCCGACAACGCAGGTGGTATAGCACAAATGGCTGGTTTAGATGAAAGGGCCAGAAGAATAACAGATCAGCTCGATGCAGTTGGAAACACCACAGCCGCGATGGGAAAAGGATTTGCAATTGTTTCGGCTGCTTTAACAGCTCTTGCTTTGTTTTCGAACTATGCGAACGTTGCTCACATCAGTGCGGTTGACATACGAAATCCCTCTTTATTCACAGGCGCATTGATTGGAGCAATGCTACCGTTTCTTTTTTGCGCCCTTGCCATGAAGGCGGTGGGAGACGCTGCAGACGAAATGGTTGAGGAAATAAGAAGACAAATCAGAGAAATTCCGGGAATAATATCTGGACATGCTCAGCCAGATTACGAGCGTTGTATAAAGATAGCAACAAAAGGGGCTTTGAGAAGGATGGTTTTACCATCACTTTTGGCTATTCTTGTACCTATTGCGGGTTACTTTACAATCGGTTCTACCGGAACGGCTGGAATTTTGATAGGTTCCACTGTCACGGGTGTCATGGTTGCAATATTCATGGCCAACTCTGGTGGTGCATGGGACAATGCCAAAAAGTACATAGAGGAAGGTCATTTCGGAGGAAAGGGATCCATGGCACACAAAGCATCCGTTGTTGGTGACACCGTTGGTGATCCGTTGAAAGACACCGCTGGTCCTTCGATAAACATATTGATAAAATTGATGGCAATAACCTCGGTCATATTGGCAACTTTGGTAGGGAGGTAA
- a CDS encoding 6-phosphofructokinase — protein sequence MRRIAILCVGNDCPGLNAAIRATVVKSNMEDLEVVGVKDGFEGLLRDQLDVLTRNSVSGILHRGGTILGTSLYIPESDEEVNKVVEKVKQYSITCLLILGGRIGTRAALRLMKANVPSILIPATIDNDLPFTDFSIGFFTAVSHVTDALDMLHSTAEAHHRVMIVETMGRPSGWIATVGGLAGGADYVITNAEGFKAEDLLAKIRSRYEGHKRFSIVVVEDGLKLDQKFYEEVGVTQETPPAKVIGMYIQKALKDINIEWRYTSLGYLQRGGSPVSMDRIIATMMATRAVEMVKAARVYHAVGMRGFTVTEVPYSESMLNLKIVDEYLRNLAKLFY from the coding sequence ATGAGAAGAATAGCTATTTTGTGCGTTGGTAACGATTGCCCAGGTTTAAACGCAGCCATAAGGGCTACTGTTGTGAAAAGCAATATGGAAGATTTAGAGGTTGTTGGAGTAAAAGATGGTTTTGAAGGGCTTTTGAGAGATCAACTGGATGTTTTAACCAGAAACAGTGTTTCAGGAATACTTCACAGAGGTGGAACTATTTTGGGCACTTCTTTGTACATTCCAGAAAGCGATGAGGAAGTGAACAAGGTCGTTGAAAAGGTCAAACAATATTCCATAACTTGTTTGCTGATACTCGGTGGCAGGATTGGAACAAGAGCCGCGTTGAGATTGATGAAGGCCAACGTACCATCGATTTTGATTCCAGCCACGATAGACAACGATTTGCCGTTCACAGATTTTTCAATAGGTTTCTTCACAGCCGTCAGCCATGTCACTGACGCTTTGGATATGTTGCATTCCACAGCCGAAGCACATCACAGGGTTATGATAGTCGAAACGATGGGCAGACCAAGTGGATGGATAGCCACTGTTGGAGGACTTGCAGGTGGGGCAGATTATGTTATAACAAATGCGGAAGGTTTTAAAGCAGAGGATTTGTTGGCGAAGATAAGGTCACGTTATGAAGGGCACAAAAGGTTCTCGATAGTTGTGGTTGAAGATGGGTTGAAATTGGACCAAAAGTTTTACGAAGAAGTTGGCGTGACGCAAGAAACACCTCCAGCTAAGGTCATAGGAATGTACATTCAAAAAGCTTTGAAAGATATCAACATTGAATGGCGTTACACCAGCCTTGGATATCTACAAAGGGGAGGAAGTCCTGTCAGCATGGACAGGATAATAGCAACCATGATGGCAACTAGAGCTGTTGAAATGGTTAAAGCAGCCAGGGTTTATCACGCAGTTGGAATGAGAGGTTTTACAGTTACCGAAGTACCGTATTCTGAAAGCATGCTCAACTTGAAGATTGTAGACGAATATTTGAGAAATCTTGCAAAACTTTTCTACTGA
- the sdaAB gene encoding L-serine ammonia-lyase, iron-sulfur-dependent subunit beta — translation MKLTEILGPVMIGPSSSHTLGAMRIARFVNKLLGYIPKKVEFILHGSFAKTGFGHGTDKALAAGMLGMNYDDERVKDAITIAKERGFDFRFFKKDLGDVHPNTVLIKVLDTAQEIEGCSVGGGAIRITRINGVKCDISWEYDTLVILNKDKPGVLSRITTLIKANIANLYLRRISFLEEKALTIIELDGSVDISELKKLDCVLECYFVPRDDFM, via the coding sequence ATGAAGCTGACGGAAATTTTAGGGCCTGTTATGATTGGGCCTTCTAGTTCTCATACACTTGGAGCCATGAGAATAGCAAGGTTTGTCAACAAGTTACTGGGTTATATTCCAAAAAAGGTTGAGTTCATACTTCACGGTTCCTTTGCTAAAACAGGTTTTGGGCATGGTACCGACAAAGCTCTTGCTGCGGGAATGCTTGGTATGAATTACGACGACGAAAGGGTGAAAGATGCTATAACCATAGCTAAAGAACGCGGTTTTGATTTCAGGTTTTTCAAGAAAGATCTTGGTGACGTGCATCCAAACACGGTTTTGATAAAAGTTTTGGATACAGCCCAAGAAATTGAAGGTTGCTCAGTAGGTGGTGGAGCCATCAGGATAACAAGAATAAACGGTGTGAAGTGTGATATAAGCTGGGAATACGATACTTTGGTGATTTTAAACAAAGACAAACCTGGTGTTCTGTCGAGAATAACCACCTTGATCAAGGCCAACATCGCCAATCTGTACCTTCGTCGAATAAGTTTTCTTGAAGAAAAGGCTTTGACGATAATTGAACTCGACGGTTCTGTGGACATTTCTGAGCTAAAAAAATTAGACTGTGTTCTTGAGTGTTATTTCGTGCCACGAGATGACTTTATGTAA
- a CDS encoding L-serine ammonia-lyase, iron-sulfur-dependent, subunit beta, translating into MKFAELIGLSKKSQQPFHEVILINQMMEEGLDPLELSQKLKRLVITILDLCEKNFGKPSKSLTGMVQNAAYTFSNHQPLMMGKFNYIATVAALSMAESNASMGKIVACPTAGSCGVLPGVLYALWKVFSADVDDVTNAFIVAGEVGNRIASVASISGAIAGCQAEIGAAAAMASSALTYYFTLDPDKVAHAAALTLKSLMGLVCDPIGGFVEVPCIKRNATAVNLAIATAEMAIAGIQSVIPFDEVVEALSKVGRSLPEELRETGLGGIAATKTAQLLVEKIRGDQGEIFPEYGDN; encoded by the coding sequence ATGAAATTCGCTGAATTGATAGGGCTCTCTAAGAAAAGCCAGCAACCATTTCACGAGGTTATCTTGATAAATCAAATGATGGAAGAAGGTTTGGATCCGCTGGAACTTAGCCAAAAGCTTAAGAGACTTGTCATCACCATACTTGACCTTTGTGAAAAAAATTTTGGGAAACCTTCCAAAAGTCTAACTGGAATGGTTCAAAACGCTGCTTATACTTTTTCAAATCATCAACCATTGATGATGGGAAAATTCAACTACATTGCCACTGTTGCAGCTCTTTCTATGGCTGAATCAAATGCTTCAATGGGTAAAATTGTGGCTTGTCCAACTGCTGGTTCTTGTGGGGTTTTACCGGGTGTTTTGTATGCGCTTTGGAAAGTTTTTTCAGCCGATGTTGATGATGTGACCAACGCATTCATAGTTGCGGGAGAAGTAGGTAATAGAATAGCTTCGGTGGCTTCCATATCTGGAGCAATTGCGGGGTGTCAAGCTGAAATTGGTGCGGCCGCTGCCATGGCAAGTTCTGCTTTGACTTATTATTTCACCTTGGATCCTGATAAAGTGGCGCATGCTGCTGCCTTGACCTTGAAATCCTTAATGGGTTTGGTTTGCGATCCAATAGGTGGTTTTGTGGAAGTTCCTTGTATAAAAAGAAATGCAACGGCTGTTAATTTGGCTATCGCAACTGCTGAGATGGCAATAGCTGGTATTCAAAGCGTAATTCCTTTTGATGAAGTGGTTGAAGCACTTTCAAAAGTTGGCCGAAGTTTACCAGAAGAGTTGCGCGAGACAGGTCTTGGAGGAATTGCCGCAACCAAAACCGCTCAGCTTTTAGTTGAGAAAATAAGAGGTGATCAAGGTGAAATTTTCCCTGAATATGGAGATAACTAA
- a CDS encoding DUF2804 domain-containing protein, with protein sequence MKFSLNMEITKPVELCTKLGRLNHSALGWARKPLVRCNLKGHLFRKKKWNYWAVYNKNYLFSVTVADLDYLGISFWYFVDFKEQKMWERSFITPFGIGYEMPETPEESVFFETRNFKIHMIRKAQITELFVEDHRRENLSAKFEIFHQNFESLNVVVPWSWNRFQFTSKQFSLMARGEVIFEDRKIRFDESESFATLDFGRGVWKYKTTWNWASFATRLSDGTVIGVNLGGKWTDKTGINENGLLVNGKLTKIESDVVFSYDLDDLMNLWKIYSINSDEVQLEFKPVFLRNSKTNFLIVASKMNQLFGFFKGFVRDENRRVYLIEDAFGWVEDHYARW encoded by the coding sequence GTGAAATTTTCCCTGAATATGGAGATAACTAAACCCGTTGAGCTGTGCACAAAACTTGGCAGATTGAATCATTCAGCCCTTGGTTGGGCAAGAAAACCTCTTGTAAGATGCAATCTTAAAGGACATTTGTTTAGAAAGAAAAAGTGGAATTATTGGGCCGTCTACAACAAGAATTATCTTTTTTCGGTAACTGTAGCCGATTTGGACTATCTTGGTATAAGCTTTTGGTATTTTGTAGACTTCAAGGAACAGAAAATGTGGGAAAGAAGCTTTATAACTCCGTTTGGAATTGGTTATGAAATGCCGGAAACACCTGAAGAGTCTGTTTTTTTTGAGACTAGAAATTTTAAAATCCATATGATCAGAAAAGCACAAATTACGGAACTTTTTGTGGAAGATCATCGAAGAGAGAATTTATCCGCGAAGTTTGAGATCTTTCACCAAAATTTTGAATCTTTGAACGTTGTTGTACCTTGGAGTTGGAATAGATTTCAATTTACAAGCAAGCAATTTTCGTTGATGGCAAGAGGTGAAGTTATTTTCGAAGATAGAAAAATAAGGTTTGATGAGTCTGAAAGCTTTGCAACTCTCGATTTTGGACGAGGAGTTTGGAAGTATAAGACAACTTGGAATTGGGCAAGTTTTGCAACACGTTTAAGTGATGGGACTGTCATTGGAGTGAATCTTGGAGGAAAATGGACCGACAAAACTGGGATAAACGAAAATGGATTATTGGTCAACGGCAAACTCACAAAAATTGAAAGTGACGTTGTGTTTTCGTATGATTTAGACGATTTGATGAATCTTTGGAAAATTTACTCCATCAACTCCGACGAAGTTCAGCTTGAGTTTAAACCTGTTTTTTTAAGAAACTCCAAAACCAACTTTTTGATCGTCGCCTCAAAAATGAACCAGTTGTTTGGTTTCTTCAAAGGTTTTGTGAGAGATGAAAATCGAAGGGTTTATCTGATAGAAGATGCCTTTGGATGGGTGGAAGACCATTACGCCCGCTGGTGA
- a CDS encoding transthyretin-like family protein → MKVYLLIMALALTFLIVGCSNVQVGFGVSVGVHLVSTTNEYIEFQIVDSNGRPISNVTVQVQIDETILWVKTDENGYVRIYGSFIPGKPYSVIVRYALLEITTTITLK, encoded by the coding sequence ATGAAAGTCTATCTGTTAATAATGGCTCTTGCCCTAACATTTCTGATCGTGGGATGTTCCAACGTCCAGGTAGGGTTTGGAGTTTCCGTAGGAGTGCACTTGGTATCAACAACAAACGAATACATAGAATTTCAAATTGTAGATAGCAACGGAAGGCCTATTTCGAACGTTACCGTGCAAGTCCAAATCGATGAAACTATTTTGTGGGTAAAAACCGACGAAAATGGATATGTGAGAATATACGGAAGTTTTATCCCTGGCAAACCGTACTCGGTGATTGTAAGATATGCCTTGCTTGAAATAACAACAACGATAACTTTGAAGTGA
- a CDS encoding serpin family protein, which yields MRSLVVLFAVCLGLMCFANSVSDSINDFGFNIFKVLPAEQNLFISPTSISMALTMTSFGAAGKTLQEMLETLCLSKFEERDILKSYRELVKFLNEKSEYYELRIANALWAQQGYPFLESFLKVVSENFQAPVEEVDFVDSVQRGQTRAKINKWISDVTNGRIPELISADDIDELTRLVLTNAIYFKGKWLYQFDSEKTQKDVFHSITGDVEVDMMKISQDFEYYEDENVQVAKIPYIGEKLYMLVVLPKKGRSIREVEERLNSKVFSKWIANTSLTKLDLSMPRFKFRNRFSLVKPLMELGMVLAFTNYADFSRMTPVNDLKITEVLHEAFIEVNEEGSEAAAATAVIMGIKMAFASPIVLKLDRPFLFFVVEKSQNLVLFMGRVVDPTK from the coding sequence GTGAGATCATTGGTTGTTTTGTTTGCAGTTTGTCTTGGTCTAATGTGTTTTGCAAACAGCGTTTCAGATTCGATCAATGATTTTGGGTTCAATATCTTTAAAGTTCTGCCAGCTGAGCAGAATCTGTTCATATCCCCCACGAGCATTTCGATGGCACTCACCATGACAAGTTTTGGAGCAGCTGGTAAAACGCTTCAGGAGATGCTTGAAACGCTGTGCCTTTCAAAATTTGAGGAAAGAGATATTTTAAAAAGTTACAGAGAACTTGTCAAGTTTCTCAATGAAAAAAGTGAATACTATGAACTGAGGATTGCCAACGCTTTGTGGGCCCAGCAAGGATATCCATTCTTGGAAAGCTTTCTGAAAGTTGTTTCGGAAAACTTTCAAGCACCCGTGGAGGAAGTAGACTTCGTGGATAGTGTTCAAAGAGGGCAAACTCGTGCAAAGATCAACAAATGGATAAGCGATGTCACAAACGGTAGGATACCTGAGCTAATCTCTGCTGACGATATCGATGAGTTAACTCGATTGGTTTTGACCAACGCGATATACTTTAAAGGCAAGTGGCTGTATCAATTTGACTCGGAAAAAACGCAAAAGGATGTCTTTCATTCAATCACAGGGGATGTGGAAGTTGACATGATGAAAATAAGCCAAGATTTTGAATACTACGAAGATGAAAATGTTCAAGTTGCAAAAATACCTTATATTGGTGAGAAATTATACATGCTGGTTGTATTGCCAAAAAAAGGACGAAGTATTCGGGAGGTTGAAGAAAGGTTGAATTCGAAAGTTTTCAGCAAATGGATTGCCAACACTTCACTTACAAAGCTTGATCTGTCGATGCCACGTTTTAAGTTTAGAAACAGATTTTCGCTTGTAAAACCCCTCATGGAACTTGGAATGGTACTCGCTTTCACAAATTATGCGGATTTCTCCAGAATGACACCGGTGAATGATCTGAAGATAACCGAAGTCCTTCACGAAGCTTTTATTGAAGTCAATGAAGAGGGGAGCGAAGCAGCGGCAGCCACGGCTGTGATTATGGGAATAAAAATGGCATTTGCTTCGCCGATTGTTTTGAAGCTTGATAGACCTTTTTTGTTTTTCGTTGTTGAAAAGTCCCAAAATCTTGTGCTGTTTATGGGTAGAGTTGTGGATCCCACAAAATAG
- a CDS encoding DMT family transporter, which translates to MERTKGIFYLIIASTLWSFGGVLIKLVNWNAMAIAGTRSLIAVFVLVLYLKRFKLNFTKDMIVAACFYSLMVITFVAANKLTTAANAIFLQYTAPVYVAIFGTLILKEKMVIFDYLALAFVFFGMFLFFFGRISSGSMLGNFFAVLSGLAFGLFIVFLRKQKDAKPAESVVLGNFFTAVVGLPFLFRQPITTTNVVGIILLGTVQLGISYIFYSIAITKVTAFEASLIPVIEPILNPIWVFLSTGEYPSKFALIGGTIIVGSITLRYAIPGLVRKSED; encoded by the coding sequence ATGGAAAGAACCAAAGGCATTTTCTATTTGATCATAGCATCGACCTTGTGGAGCTTTGGTGGTGTACTGATCAAACTTGTCAATTGGAATGCCATGGCAATAGCTGGGACCAGAAGCCTGATAGCCGTTTTCGTTTTAGTGCTATACTTAAAAAGATTCAAACTGAATTTCACAAAGGATATGATTGTAGCTGCCTGCTTCTATTCTTTGATGGTCATAACCTTTGTTGCAGCAAACAAGTTGACAACTGCAGCAAACGCAATATTTCTTCAGTACACTGCTCCGGTATACGTGGCGATTTTTGGAACACTTATACTCAAAGAGAAAATGGTGATATTCGACTATTTGGCGCTTGCTTTTGTCTTCTTTGGAATGTTTTTGTTCTTCTTCGGCAGAATTTCTTCTGGGAGTATGTTGGGCAATTTCTTTGCCGTTCTGAGTGGTCTTGCGTTTGGACTGTTCATTGTGTTTCTAAGAAAGCAAAAGGATGCCAAGCCTGCTGAATCAGTTGTGCTGGGCAATTTTTTCACAGCTGTGGTTGGTCTGCCATTTTTGTTCCGACAGCCCATCACTACAACGAATGTAGTTGGAATAATCCTTCTTGGAACAGTTCAATTGGGTATTTCCTACATATTCTATTCCATAGCCATAACAAAAGTCACTGCTTTCGAAGCCTCGTTGATACCAGTCATTGAACCAATATTGAATCCAATCTGGGTTTTTCTTTCAACCGGTGAATATCCTTCAAAATTTGCTCTGATTGGCGGAACCATCATAGTGGGTTCAATTACTCTTCGATACGCAATCCCTGGTTTAGTTAGAAAGTCCGAAGACTAA
- a CDS encoding DUF1576 domain-containing protein, which produces MNQTKDRRRFFLYSIGLAFVLFSLFSGALWNPLAFLEGLKRIVVFPDFLLVDYVEIGGLSAAFFNAGVLMILFTWITSLLNLQVTGLMIASVFTVGGFALFGKNLFNVWPILIGVYLYSLYKKEPFSRYIYISYFGTAISPLVTQIAFHFPFTGFKAILFSYFVGIVVGFFLPSLAMHFLTAHKGYNLYNVGFTCGMVGMIFAAFFRVYRYEMLPQRFWSSGNNLVLSIFLFCVFGAQVFLGWWLSSKTFRKYSKLLRHSGKLATDFVLLEGFETTLTNMGILGILSVVYVLLVRSQLNGPTIGGIMTVVGFGAFGKHIKNVLPILIGVTLCGLTNAYALGEPNNVLAALFGTTLAPIAGEFGFLWGVIAGFVHRAVVNSSAFMHGGLNLYNNGFAGGLVAMILVPIILALKKGENNNG; this is translated from the coding sequence TTGAACCAAACCAAGGATAGGAGAAGGTTTTTTCTTTATTCTATTGGTTTAGCTTTTGTTTTGTTTTCCCTTTTTTCAGGTGCGCTTTGGAATCCTTTGGCTTTTCTTGAAGGATTGAAGAGAATCGTTGTATTTCCAGATTTTCTATTGGTTGATTACGTTGAAATTGGTGGGCTTTCTGCGGCTTTCTTCAACGCCGGAGTTCTTATGATCCTTTTCACTTGGATCACTTCGCTGTTGAATCTTCAAGTTACCGGTTTGATGATTGCATCCGTTTTTACCGTTGGTGGTTTTGCACTTTTTGGAAAGAATCTTTTCAACGTGTGGCCAATATTGATTGGAGTTTATCTGTACTCGCTTTATAAAAAAGAGCCCTTCAGCCGATACATATACATAAGTTACTTCGGTACGGCAATATCTCCACTTGTAACTCAAATTGCTTTTCATTTTCCTTTTACAGGATTCAAAGCCATTTTGTTTTCTTACTTTGTAGGAATAGTAGTTGGCTTTTTCCTGCCTTCTTTGGCAATGCATTTTCTTACCGCACACAAAGGGTACAATTTGTATAACGTTGGATTTACGTGTGGAATGGTTGGCATGATCTTTGCGGCTTTTTTCAGAGTCTATAGATATGAGATGTTGCCACAAAGATTTTGGAGCAGCGGAAACAACCTTGTGTTATCAATCTTTCTTTTTTGCGTTTTTGGTGCGCAGGTGTTTTTAGGTTGGTGGTTAAGCTCAAAAACGTTCAGGAAGTACTCCAAACTTTTAAGACACAGTGGTAAACTTGCCACAGATTTTGTGCTCTTGGAAGGTTTTGAAACCACTTTGACAAACATGGGTATTCTTGGTATCTTATCGGTTGTTTATGTGCTTTTGGTGAGAAGTCAGCTCAACGGTCCTACGATTGGAGGTATAATGACCGTTGTAGGCTTTGGAGCTTTTGGAAAACACATAAAAAATGTTTTACCAATTTTGATTGGTGTTACGCTTTGTGGGTTGACCAATGCGTATGCTTTGGGAGAGCCAAACAACGTTCTTGCAGCACTTTTTGGAACAACTCTTGCGCCGATTGCTGGTGAATTTGGATTTCTTTGGGGAGTGATAGCTGGTTTTGTACATCGTGCGGTCGTCAACAGTTCGGCGTTTATGCACGGTGGGTTGAATTTATACAATAATGGTTTTGCTGGAGGATTGGTTGCGATGATACTTGTTCCAATAATATTGGCTTTGAAGAAAGGTGAAAACAACAATGGCTAA
- a CDS encoding heavy-metal-associated domain-containing protein, giving the protein MEYVLFVPDMSCNHCKMRISKLLEKEGVKDYEIDLTSKTVTLKADDINKICEELAKIGYPVKACKPR; this is encoded by the coding sequence ATGGAATATGTCTTGTTTGTGCCTGATATGTCGTGCAATCACTGCAAAATGAGAATTTCAAAACTACTTGAAAAAGAAGGGGTTAAAGATTACGAAATAGATTTGACCAGTAAAACTGTTACTTTAAAAGCAGATGATATAAACAAAATCTGCGAAGAATTAGCGAAAATTGGATATCCAGTTAAAGCCTGTAAACCGCGTTGA